The Montipora foliosa isolate CH-2021 chromosome 14, ASM3666993v2, whole genome shotgun sequence genome window below encodes:
- the LOC137984242 gene encoding uncharacterized protein: MASKTCVLCSRLLKVPLVVNIRARKFSKEFRHGFIGMVGNTPLIRFNKLSEQTGCEITAKAEHLNPGGSVKDRAALYLIKEAEEKELIKPGGTVVEGTAGNTGIGLAHICLAKGYKCVIYMPDTQSQEKIDILKTLGADVRPVPAVPFDDPMNYNHQARRFAENIDNAIWTNQFDNISNRRAHFEMTGPEIWRQTDGRIDAVTFSTGTGGTLAGVGSFLKSKNPNVKVVLADPEGSVLYNYFKYGELKRSDGSSITEGIGQGRVTTNLQGAPIDDAVFVSDKDAVEMTFFLLHEEGFFVGASSGLNVAAAVKVAEMLGPGHVITTCLCDTGQKYFARLFSRNWMESKGLLDVIPEKYHHSLH, from the exons atggcgtccaaaacATGTGTTCTTTGCTCCAGACTGTTAAAAGTTCCTCTTGTAGTCAATATAAGGGCTAGAAAGTTTTCCAAG GAGTTTCGCCATGGATTTATTGGAATGGTGGGCAA CACCCCTCTGATACGATTTAACAAACTTAGTGAACAGACAG GATGTGAGATCACAGCAAAAGCAGAGCACCTAAATCCTGGTGGCTCAGTGAAGGATCGTGCTGCATTGTATCTTATTAAAGAAGCTGAAGAGAAAG AGCTGATAAAACCTGGTGGAACAGTGGTTGAAGGGACAGCTGGAAACACTG GTATTGGACTTGCACACATCTGTCTTGCTAAAGGTTACAAGTGTGTTATATACATGCCAGATACCCAGTCACAG GAAAAAATAGATATTCTCAAGACTTTAGGTGCTGATGTTCGGCCAGTTCCAGCTGTTCCCTTTGATGATCCAATGAACTACAACCACCAG GCTAGAAGATTTGCAGAAAACATTGACAATGCAATTTGGACAAATCAG TTTGACAATATATCCAATAGAAGAGCGCATTTTGAGATGACAGGACCAGAAATATGGCGGCAAACAGATGGAAGAATAGATGCTGTAACGTTTTCCACAGGGACTGGGGGAACTTTAGCAG GTGTAGGATCATTTCTTAAGTCAAAGAAtccaaatgttaaagttgttttAGCTGATCCTGAG GGAAGTGTACTTTACAATTACTTCAAATATGGGGAATTAAAGAGAAGTGACGGTAGCTCCATAACGGAAG GGATTGGTCAGGGAAGAGTCACGACCAATTTACAAGGAGCACCAATCGATGATGCAGTGTTTGTATCTGATAAAGATGCTGTAGAAATG aCATTCTTTTTACTTCACGAGGAAGGGTTCTTTGTAGGTGCTTCCTCTGGATTAAATGTTGCTGCTGCAGTGAAG GTAGCGGAGATGCTCGGCCCAGGTCATGTGATCACCACATGCCTGTGTGACACAGGCCAG AAATATTTTGCACGTCTTTTCAGTAGAAACTGGATGGAGTCTAAGG gCCTTCTCGATGTAATTCCAGAAAAATATCACCATTCTTTGCATTGA